From the genome of Xyrauchen texanus isolate HMW12.3.18 chromosome 22, RBS_HiC_50CHRs, whole genome shotgun sequence, one region includes:
- the LOC127662350 gene encoding kelch-like protein 28 isoform X1: MQMEQTGKSYMFASLMRPHSEQLLQGLQLLRQDRELCDIVLRVGDAKIHAHKVVLASISPYFKAMFTGNLSEKETSEVEFQCIDEAALKAIVEYAYTGTVFISQETVESLLPAANLLQVKLVLKECCSFLESQLDAGNCIGISRFAETYGCHDLCLAATKFICRNFEEVCQTEEFFELTRSELDEIVSNDCLNVLTEETVFYALESWIKYDPTERQQYLAPLLHCVRLPLLSVKFLTRLYEANHLIRDDHACKHLLNEALKYHFMPEHRLSYQTVLSTRPRCAPKVLLAIGGKAGLFATLESMEMYFPQTDSWIGLAPLTVPRYEFGVAVVEQKVYVVGGIATHMRQGISYRRHESSVERWDPDSNTWSTVERMAECRSTLGVVVLAGELYALGGYDGQYYLQSVEKYVPKVREWQPVAPMNKSRSCFATAVLDGMIYAIGGYGPAHMNSVERYDPSKDSWEMVAAMADKRINFGVGVMLGFIFVVGGHNGVSHLSSIERYDPHQNQWTACRPMNEPRTGVGSAVVDNFLYVVGGHSGSSYLNTVQRYEPITDSWHDSSGMMYCRCNFGLTAL; encoded by the exons ATGCAG ATGGAGCAGACGGGGAAGTCGTACATGTTTGCCAGTCTGATGCGTCCCCACTCCGAGCAGCTCCTGCAGGGTCTGCAGCTCCTGCGACAGGACCGCGAACTCTGCGACATCGTGCTGCGGGTGGGAGACGCCAAGATCCACGCGCACAAAGTGGTGCTGGCCAGTATCAGCCCGTATTTTAAAGCCATGTTCACGGGGAACCTGTCCGAGAAAGAGACGTCTGAGGTGGAGTTCCAGTGCATCGATGAAGCCGCGCTCAAG GCGATTGTGGAGTACGCCTACACGGGAACAGTGTTCATCTCGCAGGAAACGGTGGAGTCCCTCCTTCCTGCTGCCAATCTCCTGCAGGTCAAACTGGTTCTGAAGGAGTGCTGCAGCTTCCTGGAGAGTCAACTGGACGCGGGGAACTGCATCGGAATCTCGCGCTTCGCCGAGACATACGGCTGTCACGATCTGTGTCTCGCGGCCACCAAATTCATCTGCCGGAACTTTGAGGAGGTGTGTCAGACGGAGGAATTCTTTGAGCTGACGCGATCGGAGCTGGACGAGATTGTCTCTAACGACTGTCTGAACGTCCTGACGGAAGAGACGGTGTTTTACGCGCTGGAGTCGTGGATTAAATACGACCCGACGGAGCGGCAGCAGTACCTCGCTCCGCTCCTGCACTGTGTCCGTCTGCCGCTGTTGAGCGTTAAGTTCCTCACGCGACTCTACGAGGCCAATCACCTGATCCGTGACGATCATGCCTGTAAACATCTGCTCAACGAGGCGCTGAAATATCACTTCATGCCTGAACACCGACTGTCTTACCAGACTGTTCTGTCAACACGGCCGCGCTGCGCTCCGAAAGTCCTGCTGGCGATCGGAGGTAAAGCCGGACTCTTTGCCACACTGGAAAG TATGGAGATGTATTTCCCTCAGACGGACTCGTGGATCGGTCTCGCTCCGCTCACGGTTCCGCGCTATGAGTTCGGCGTGGCGGTTGTGGAGCAGAAGGTGTATGTTGTGGGTGGAATCGCGACACACATGCGTCAGGGCATCAGTTACCGGCGTCACGAGAGCAGCGTTGAACGATGGGACCCCGACAGCAACACATGGTCAACGGTGGAGCGTATGGCCGAATGCAGGAGTACTCTGGGCGTGGTGGTGCTGGCGGGCGAGCTGTACGCTCTCGGCGGGTACGACGGCCAGTATTACCTGCAGTCTGTGGAGAAATATGTGCCCAAAGTGAGAGAGTGGCAGCCGGTGGCACCCATGAACAAATCACGCAGCTGTTTCGCCACCGCCGTGCTGGACGGCATGATTTACGCCATTGGAGGATACGGCCCTGCACACATGAACAG CGTGGAGCGATACGATCCGAGCAAAGACTCATGGGAGATGGTGGCAGCCATGGCTGATAAACGGATCAACTTTGGCGTTGGTGTGATGCTCGGCTTTATATTTGTTGTGGGGGGGCACAACGGTGTTTCTCATTTATCCAGCATTGAGCGATACGACCCCCATCAAAACCAGTGGACAGCCTGTCGACCAATGAATGAACCCCGCACAG gtGTGGGCTCTGCTGTGGTGGATAACTTCCTGTATGTGGTCGGCGGTCACTCGGGCTCGTCGTATTTGAACACAGTTCAGCGTTACGAGCCAATCACAGACAGTTGGCACGACTCCAGCGGGATGATGTACTGTCGCTGTAACTTCGGCCTGACTGCCCTTTGA
- the LOC127662350 gene encoding kelch-like protein 28 isoform X2 yields MEQTGKSYMFASLMRPHSEQLLQGLQLLRQDRELCDIVLRVGDAKIHAHKVVLASISPYFKAMFTGNLSEKETSEVEFQCIDEAALKAIVEYAYTGTVFISQETVESLLPAANLLQVKLVLKECCSFLESQLDAGNCIGISRFAETYGCHDLCLAATKFICRNFEEVCQTEEFFELTRSELDEIVSNDCLNVLTEETVFYALESWIKYDPTERQQYLAPLLHCVRLPLLSVKFLTRLYEANHLIRDDHACKHLLNEALKYHFMPEHRLSYQTVLSTRPRCAPKVLLAIGGKAGLFATLESMEMYFPQTDSWIGLAPLTVPRYEFGVAVVEQKVYVVGGIATHMRQGISYRRHESSVERWDPDSNTWSTVERMAECRSTLGVVVLAGELYALGGYDGQYYLQSVEKYVPKVREWQPVAPMNKSRSCFATAVLDGMIYAIGGYGPAHMNSVERYDPSKDSWEMVAAMADKRINFGVGVMLGFIFVVGGHNGVSHLSSIERYDPHQNQWTACRPMNEPRTGVGSAVVDNFLYVVGGHSGSSYLNTVQRYEPITDSWHDSSGMMYCRCNFGLTAL; encoded by the exons ATGGAGCAGACGGGGAAGTCGTACATGTTTGCCAGTCTGATGCGTCCCCACTCCGAGCAGCTCCTGCAGGGTCTGCAGCTCCTGCGACAGGACCGCGAACTCTGCGACATCGTGCTGCGGGTGGGAGACGCCAAGATCCACGCGCACAAAGTGGTGCTGGCCAGTATCAGCCCGTATTTTAAAGCCATGTTCACGGGGAACCTGTCCGAGAAAGAGACGTCTGAGGTGGAGTTCCAGTGCATCGATGAAGCCGCGCTCAAG GCGATTGTGGAGTACGCCTACACGGGAACAGTGTTCATCTCGCAGGAAACGGTGGAGTCCCTCCTTCCTGCTGCCAATCTCCTGCAGGTCAAACTGGTTCTGAAGGAGTGCTGCAGCTTCCTGGAGAGTCAACTGGACGCGGGGAACTGCATCGGAATCTCGCGCTTCGCCGAGACATACGGCTGTCACGATCTGTGTCTCGCGGCCACCAAATTCATCTGCCGGAACTTTGAGGAGGTGTGTCAGACGGAGGAATTCTTTGAGCTGACGCGATCGGAGCTGGACGAGATTGTCTCTAACGACTGTCTGAACGTCCTGACGGAAGAGACGGTGTTTTACGCGCTGGAGTCGTGGATTAAATACGACCCGACGGAGCGGCAGCAGTACCTCGCTCCGCTCCTGCACTGTGTCCGTCTGCCGCTGTTGAGCGTTAAGTTCCTCACGCGACTCTACGAGGCCAATCACCTGATCCGTGACGATCATGCCTGTAAACATCTGCTCAACGAGGCGCTGAAATATCACTTCATGCCTGAACACCGACTGTCTTACCAGACTGTTCTGTCAACACGGCCGCGCTGCGCTCCGAAAGTCCTGCTGGCGATCGGAGGTAAAGCCGGACTCTTTGCCACACTGGAAAG TATGGAGATGTATTTCCCTCAGACGGACTCGTGGATCGGTCTCGCTCCGCTCACGGTTCCGCGCTATGAGTTCGGCGTGGCGGTTGTGGAGCAGAAGGTGTATGTTGTGGGTGGAATCGCGACACACATGCGTCAGGGCATCAGTTACCGGCGTCACGAGAGCAGCGTTGAACGATGGGACCCCGACAGCAACACATGGTCAACGGTGGAGCGTATGGCCGAATGCAGGAGTACTCTGGGCGTGGTGGTGCTGGCGGGCGAGCTGTACGCTCTCGGCGGGTACGACGGCCAGTATTACCTGCAGTCTGTGGAGAAATATGTGCCCAAAGTGAGAGAGTGGCAGCCGGTGGCACCCATGAACAAATCACGCAGCTGTTTCGCCACCGCCGTGCTGGACGGCATGATTTACGCCATTGGAGGATACGGCCCTGCACACATGAACAG CGTGGAGCGATACGATCCGAGCAAAGACTCATGGGAGATGGTGGCAGCCATGGCTGATAAACGGATCAACTTTGGCGTTGGTGTGATGCTCGGCTTTATATTTGTTGTGGGGGGGCACAACGGTGTTTCTCATTTATCCAGCATTGAGCGATACGACCCCCATCAAAACCAGTGGACAGCCTGTCGACCAATGAATGAACCCCGCACAG gtGTGGGCTCTGCTGTGGTGGATAACTTCCTGTATGTGGTCGGCGGTCACTCGGGCTCGTCGTATTTGAACACAGTTCAGCGTTACGAGCCAATCACAGACAGTTGGCACGACTCCAGCGGGATGATGTACTGTCGCTGTAACTTCGGCCTGACTGCCCTTTGA